A genome region from Thermomonospora amylolytica includes the following:
- a CDS encoding ABC transporter substrate-binding protein, protein MKRRGHGIVGGLVALVLGLTACGGDAGPDAAAPGGPGVTRKPCPNAVNPDNGCIYLGIISDLSAGPFHELGKPITHAQKAFWNRVNQQGGIGGYDIDVTTYTRDSKYDPATHKAMYEQMKDKVLALAQTLGSPTTAAILPDLRKNKIVATPVSWTSAWEFEDVILESGASYCAEAMNSVDYAAEAFSAESVMAVHFPGDYGDDAAAGAKIAAERRGLDFTHRTTGRGREAQAPVIDAIVKEAPDVVLLTTGPEEAAAIVGETVRRGYPGHFIGSNPTWQRNMLDGPAGPALRQRYLQSAPWKPFAVDSPGHTAMRLAVGDVTPSDAMTSGWVLSYPLKAVLQKAAENGDLSREGMFRALKQITRIDYEGILPATAGNFSGDPNANAFRQTVLGRPDPGTYTGIKVVKEFSAGPTASSHVFTVPCYKTL, encoded by the coding sequence GTGAAGCGACGCGGGCACGGAATCGTCGGCGGGCTGGTGGCGCTGGTGCTCGGGCTGACCGCCTGCGGGGGCGACGCGGGCCCGGACGCGGCGGCCCCCGGCGGCCCCGGCGTGACGCGCAAGCCGTGCCCGAACGCGGTGAACCCCGACAACGGCTGCATCTACCTGGGGATCATCTCCGACCTGAGCGCGGGGCCGTTCCACGAGCTGGGCAAGCCGATCACGCATGCGCAGAAGGCGTTCTGGAACCGGGTCAACCAGCAGGGCGGCATCGGCGGTTACGACATCGACGTCACCACCTACACCCGCGACTCCAAGTACGACCCGGCCACCCACAAGGCCATGTACGAGCAGATGAAGGACAAGGTGCTGGCGCTGGCCCAGACGCTGGGCTCGCCCACCACCGCGGCCATCCTGCCGGACCTGCGCAAGAACAAGATCGTGGCCACCCCGGTGTCGTGGACCTCGGCCTGGGAGTTCGAGGACGTGATCCTGGAGTCGGGGGCCAGCTACTGCGCCGAGGCGATGAACTCCGTCGACTACGCGGCCGAGGCGTTCTCCGCCGAGAGCGTCATGGCCGTGCACTTCCCGGGGGACTACGGCGACGACGCCGCCGCGGGCGCGAAGATCGCGGCGGAGCGGCGCGGACTCGACTTCACCCACCGGACGACCGGGCGGGGCCGGGAGGCGCAGGCCCCGGTGATCGACGCCATCGTCAAGGAGGCCCCGGACGTGGTCCTGCTGACGACCGGGCCGGAGGAGGCCGCCGCCATCGTCGGGGAAACGGTCCGGCGCGGCTATCCGGGGCACTTCATCGGCTCCAACCCGACGTGGCAGCGGAACATGCTGGACGGCCCGGCGGGTCCGGCGCTGCGGCAGCGCTACCTGCAGTCCGCGCCCTGGAAGCCGTTCGCCGTCGACTCCCCCGGCCACACCGCGATGCGGCTGGCGGTCGGCGACGTGACCCCGAGCGACGCGATGACCTCGGGGTGGGTGCTGTCCTACCCGCTCAAGGCGGTGCTGCAGAAGGCGGCCGAGAACGGGGACCTCAGCCGTGAGGGCATGTTCCGGGCGCTCAAACAGATCACCAGGATCGACTACGAGGGTATCCTGCCCGCCACCGCCGGCAACTTCTCCGGCGACCCCAACGCCAACGCCTTCCGGCAGACGGTGCTGGGCCGCCCGGACCCCGGCACGTACACCGGCATCAAGGTCGTCAAGGAGTTCTCCGCGGGTCCCACCGCCTCCTCGCACGTCTTCACCGTCCCCTGCTACAAGACGCTCTGA
- a CDS encoding patatin-like phospholipase family protein, with the protein MTMDGGRALVLGGGGVAGIAWEAGLLTGLAEQGVDLTAADLIVGTSAGSVVGTFAAYGADLAAAVKAMRERPQGESAATSGGVDPEVILSAFAILYDKTLEPQEARARLGRMALEAPVAERGVVLEELGRMLPGQEWPERRLIVTGVDAEDGSFAPWDAGSGVPLALAVRASCSVPCVFPPVEIGGRRYMDGGTRSVTNADLAKGASAVVILEPMGHLTPRETLRRELAELGDARVAAIGPDQAAIETFGADILSPALYGPGFQAGFDQAAAVADEVREVWEG; encoded by the coding sequence ATGACCATGGACGGCGGGCGCGCCCTGGTGCTGGGCGGCGGCGGTGTCGCCGGGATCGCCTGGGAGGCCGGGCTGCTGACCGGGCTGGCCGAGCAGGGGGTGGACCTGACCGCGGCCGACCTGATCGTGGGGACCTCGGCGGGGTCGGTGGTCGGCACGTTCGCCGCGTACGGGGCGGACCTGGCGGCGGCGGTCAAGGCCATGCGGGAACGGCCGCAGGGCGAGTCGGCCGCGACCTCCGGCGGGGTCGACCCGGAGGTCATCCTGTCGGCGTTCGCGATCCTGTACGACAAGACGCTCGAGCCGCAGGAGGCGCGCGCCCGGCTCGGCCGGATGGCACTGGAGGCCCCGGTCGCCGAGCGCGGCGTGGTGCTGGAGGAGCTGGGGCGGATGCTGCCCGGCCAGGAGTGGCCGGAGCGCCGGCTGATCGTGACCGGGGTGGACGCCGAGGACGGCTCGTTCGCGCCCTGGGACGCCGGCTCGGGCGTGCCGCTGGCACTGGCGGTACGGGCGAGCTGCTCGGTGCCGTGCGTGTTCCCGCCGGTGGAGATCGGCGGCCGCAGGTACATGGACGGCGGCACCCGTTCGGTCACCAACGCCGACCTGGCCAAGGGCGCCTCGGCGGTGGTGATCCTCGAGCCGATGGGGCACCTGACGCCGCGCGAGACGCTGCGGCGCGAGCTGGCCGAGCTGGGCGACGCCCGCGTCGCCGCGATCGGCCCGGACCAGGCCGCCATCGAGACCTTCGGCGCCGACATCCTCAGCCCCGCCCTGTACGGCCCCGGTTTCCAGGCCGGTTTCGACCAGGCCGCCGCGGTGGCCGACGAGGTCCGCGAGGTCTGGGAGGGCTGA
- a CDS encoding ABC transporter ATP-binding protein translates to MNTRQHSSAEALRLVSVRKVYGSGDNAVTALAGVSLSLSAGTFTAVMGPSGSGKSTLLQCAAGLDRPTEGQVFVDGTEMTGGGEKALTEFRRERIGFVFQQFNLLPTLTVLQNVTLPLKLAGRRVDRDRAVEILRRVGLGDRLGRLPAELSGGQQQRVAIARALVTSPKVIFGDEPTGALDTRSAREVLALLRGAVHTYGQTVVMVTHDPVAAAHADSVLFLADGQIVGHLANPTAEAVAERLTHLADEVAARRGMAEV, encoded by the coding sequence ATGAACACGAGACAGCACAGCAGTGCGGAGGCGCTCCGGCTGGTGTCGGTGCGCAAGGTGTACGGGAGCGGGGACAACGCGGTGACGGCGCTGGCGGGGGTGTCGCTCAGCCTGTCGGCCGGGACGTTCACCGCGGTGATGGGGCCGTCGGGGTCGGGCAAGAGCACGCTGCTGCAGTGCGCGGCGGGGCTGGACCGGCCGACCGAGGGGCAGGTGTTCGTCGACGGCACCGAGATGACGGGGGGCGGCGAGAAGGCGCTGACCGAGTTCCGGCGGGAGCGGATCGGGTTCGTGTTCCAGCAGTTCAACCTGCTGCCGACGCTGACCGTGCTGCAGAACGTGACGCTGCCGCTGAAGCTGGCCGGGCGGCGGGTGGACCGGGACCGGGCGGTGGAGATCCTGCGCCGGGTCGGGCTCGGCGACCGGCTGGGGCGCCTGCCGGCCGAACTGTCCGGCGGGCAGCAGCAGCGGGTGGCGATCGCCCGGGCGCTGGTCACCTCACCGAAGGTGATCTTCGGGGACGAGCCGACCGGGGCGCTGGACACCCGCAGCGCCCGCGAGGTGCTGGCCCTGCTGCGGGGGGCCGTCCACACGTACGGGCAGACCGTGGTGATGGTGACGCACGACCCGGTGGCCGCCGCGCACGCCGACTCGGTGCTGTTCCTGGCGGACGGGCAGATCGTCGGGCATCTGGCGAACCCCACCGCCGAGGCCGTCGCCGAACGGCTCACCCACCTGGCCGACGAGGTCGCCGCGCGGCGCGGGATGGCGGAGGTCTGA
- a CDS encoding helix-turn-helix domain-containing protein: MTTAEQRAIAARLKAERERRGWGQRKMARFLRDAVNDPQKPELPSFVTYVKRWESGKVPVTDSRYRTAYAAVFGMDENELFGRREVIAAGVGMVGLLLTGHPVDHLTAGRRIGMSTVDRLRERAVRLRNLDDYLGGADTYRLYLAELEATQGLLNEGAAGETVRRELLALVAEQAQQAGWAAFDAGWHDIAAALYETARAAAVDADDAALEGNSLAYRAYQMGADGADMATASYEIAAEAPCRVRALLLERAAWAHAVAGRPAETDRLLGRATEALAADRGQAPHWASWVDEVELQIMAGRCWTELHRPLRAVPALESALARYDDSHARDKALYLTWLGAAYLDGREIERACVAIGRAMELATGVASVRPRQRVRVLLGRMSPYRSTPEVADLMDRAHDWLTVSSTS; encoded by the coding sequence ATGACCACCGCCGAGCAGCGCGCCATAGCAGCGCGTCTGAAGGCTGAACGCGAGCGCCGCGGATGGGGCCAACGCAAAATGGCCCGTTTCCTACGTGATGCCGTCAACGATCCCCAGAAGCCTGAACTGCCCAGCTTCGTCACCTATGTGAAGCGGTGGGAGTCCGGAAAGGTCCCCGTCACCGACTCCCGCTACCGCACCGCCTACGCCGCCGTTTTCGGCATGGACGAGAACGAGCTGTTCGGGCGGCGAGAGGTCATCGCCGCCGGGGTCGGCATGGTAGGTCTGCTGTTGACCGGCCACCCCGTCGACCACCTCACTGCCGGCCGCCGCATCGGCATGAGCACCGTGGACCGGCTACGCGAACGCGCCGTCCGGTTGCGGAACCTGGACGACTACCTCGGCGGGGCGGACACCTACCGGCTCTATCTCGCCGAGTTGGAGGCCACCCAGGGTCTCCTGAACGAGGGCGCGGCCGGTGAGACGGTGCGCCGCGAGCTGCTGGCCCTGGTCGCCGAGCAGGCCCAGCAGGCGGGCTGGGCCGCGTTCGACGCCGGATGGCACGACATTGCCGCCGCCCTGTACGAGACCGCCCGGGCGGCGGCCGTCGACGCCGACGACGCGGCTCTGGAGGGCAACTCCCTGGCCTACCGCGCCTACCAGATGGGCGCCGATGGGGCGGACATGGCGACCGCCTCCTACGAGATCGCGGCAGAGGCCCCCTGCCGGGTGCGGGCGCTGCTGCTGGAGCGCGCCGCCTGGGCGCATGCCGTGGCCGGCCGACCCGCCGAAACCGACCGGCTGCTGGGGCGAGCGACCGAGGCCCTGGCCGCCGACCGCGGGCAGGCTCCGCACTGGGCGTCCTGGGTGGATGAGGTGGAGCTGCAGATCATGGCGGGCCGGTGCTGGACGGAGCTGCACCGGCCGCTGCGCGCGGTGCCCGCCCTGGAGTCCGCTCTCGCTCGATACGACGACTCGCACGCCCGCGACAAGGCGCTGTACCTGACGTGGCTCGGCGCCGCCTATCTGGATGGCAGGGAGATCGAACGCGCGTGCGTTGCGATCGGCCGGGCGATGGAGCTGGCAACCGGTGTGGCTTCGGTCCGGCCCCGGCAGCGCGTCCGCGTGCTGCTGGGGCGGATGAGCCCCTACCGGTCCACGCCCGAGGTCGCCGACCTGATGGACCGGGCGCACGACTGGCTCACGGTGTCGTCGACTTCGTGA
- a CDS encoding transglycosylase domain-containing protein gives MRQRFQHAPKWFPRPRHRPRHAARRTDRRRPFRRWRTALALLLSPLLGLGTFFVVGYAGTPMPTQPKDGVTDEGSPVYYADGVTPMFRLGANREVVAHEQIPDHVRWAVLAAEDRGFYDEPGVSPKGILRALVNNATGKQTQGGSTITQQLARNYYQGLSKDRTMRRKIREVFVALKIDRNKGKDEILDLYLNTVYFGRQASGVQAAARAFFHKDVWDVTVGEAALLAAMIQQPAYFRTQGDDPAARALRARWRYVLDGMVSMGRLTREQAARIPFPRTRREWNTPDESGQMLLVRERVMAELRELGVPMQDVLNGGLKIHTGLRRDWMEHAAEAMREAREPSWPDDVRAGLVAVDPATGAITALYGGAPERGLHDTVFSASTQVGSTFKPYALAAALRRGVPLWSTVDGRSPLKFAPDGRLTPMTAPGYRVDNDEKIGSVGRVDLVRATALSVNTGYVQLALNLGLDHVHRMARDLGIPGEHIDPFRRQAGIVLGAPAIPAVHQASAYAAFANGGTAVTPHLITRIVDGDGRPYRLPGRSPGRRVLTPRQAAQVTLALQEVVRRGTGRRAALPDRPAAGKTGTTDHNRAAWFVGYVPQLSAAVMMHHAEGATLEDLPGHRGVVSGDTLPSEIWASFMTKVTRGMPATR, from the coding sequence ATGCGCCAGCGTTTTCAGCATGCCCCGAAATGGTTCCCCCGTCCGCGCCACCGTCCCCGGCACGCCGCCCGCCGCACGGATCGGCGACGTCCGTTCCGCAGGTGGCGGACCGCCCTCGCCCTTCTCCTGTCCCCCCTGCTGGGGCTGGGCACGTTCTTCGTGGTGGGGTACGCCGGCACGCCGATGCCCACGCAGCCCAAGGACGGGGTCACCGACGAGGGCTCGCCGGTGTACTACGCCGACGGGGTCACGCCGATGTTCCGGCTGGGCGCCAACCGCGAGGTCGTGGCCCACGAGCAGATCCCCGACCACGTGCGCTGGGCGGTGCTGGCCGCCGAGGACCGCGGCTTCTACGACGAGCCCGGGGTGTCCCCCAAAGGCATCCTCCGGGCGCTGGTCAACAACGCCACCGGAAAGCAGACCCAGGGCGGCTCCACCATCACCCAGCAACTGGCTCGCAACTACTACCAGGGCCTGAGCAAGGACCGCACGATGCGCCGCAAGATCCGGGAGGTGTTCGTCGCCCTCAAGATCGACCGGAACAAGGGCAAGGACGAGATCCTCGACCTGTACCTCAACACCGTCTATTTCGGCCGGCAGGCGTCCGGGGTGCAGGCCGCCGCCCGCGCGTTCTTCCACAAGGACGTCTGGGACGTCACCGTCGGCGAGGCCGCCCTGCTGGCCGCGATGATCCAGCAGCCCGCCTACTTCAGGACCCAGGGCGACGACCCGGCCGCCCGCGCGCTGCGGGCCCGCTGGCGGTACGTGCTGGACGGCATGGTCTCCATGGGCAGGCTGACCAGGGAGCAGGCCGCGCGGATCCCCTTCCCGAGGACCCGCAGGGAGTGGAACACCCCCGACGAGTCGGGCCAGATGCTGCTGGTCCGGGAACGGGTGATGGCCGAGCTGCGCGAGCTGGGCGTCCCGATGCAGGACGTGCTCAACGGCGGGCTGAAGATCCACACCGGACTGCGGCGGGACTGGATGGAGCACGCCGCCGAGGCCATGCGCGAGGCCCGCGAGCCCTCCTGGCCCGACGACGTGCGGGCCGGCCTGGTGGCGGTCGACCCGGCCACCGGCGCGATCACCGCCCTGTACGGCGGTGCTCCCGAACGCGGCCTGCACGACACGGTGTTCAGCGCGTCGACCCAGGTGGGCTCGACGTTCAAGCCGTACGCGCTGGCCGCGGCGCTCAGGCGGGGCGTGCCGCTGTGGAGCACCGTGGACGGCCGGTCCCCGTTGAAGTTCGCCCCGGACGGCCGGCTGACGCCGATGACCGCCCCCGGCTACCGGGTCGACAACGACGAGAAGATCGGGTCGGTCGGCCGGGTGGACCTGGTGCGCGCCACCGCGCTGTCGGTCAACACCGGCTACGTCCAGCTCGCCCTGAACCTCGGGCTGGACCATGTCCACCGGATGGCCCGCGACCTGGGGATACCGGGTGAGCACATCGACCCGTTCAGGCGGCAGGCCGGGATCGTGCTGGGCGCTCCGGCGATCCCGGCGGTGCACCAGGCGTCCGCGTACGCGGCGTTCGCCAACGGCGGCACCGCCGTCACCCCGCACCTGATCACGAGGATCGTGGACGGCGACGGCCGCCCCTACCGGCTGCCCGGCCGCTCCCCCGGCCGCCGGGTGCTGACCCCGCGGCAGGCCGCGCAGGTCACGCTGGCGCTGCAGGAGGTCGTGCGGCGGGGCACCGGGCGGCGCGCCGCGCTCCCCGACCGGCCCGCCGCCGGCAAGACGGGCACCACCGACCACAACCGGGCCGCCTGGTTCGTGGGGTACGTGCCGCAACTGTCGGCGGCGGTGATGATGCACCACGCCGAGGGCGCCACCCTCGAGGATCTGCCCGGGCACCGGGGCGTGGTCAGCGGCGACACCCTGCCGAGCGAGATCTGGGCGTCGTTCATGACGAAGGTGACCCGGGGAATGCCCGCGACCCGGTGA
- a CDS encoding methyltransferase domain-containing protein, with protein sequence MTAPDPRAAIDALADAADATPAWRDAMHRAPRHAFVPDRILAGPASGPDRLIDKAADPDGWWQAVYSDQPIVTQVDDGTTDLPEGRDYTSSCSQPSLVVSFLRLLEVHDHHRVLEIGTGTGWTAGLLSAAIGDHNVTSIEVDPVLAERATVNLEGAGLHPNLIVGDGAAGHPDTVPFDRVHVTCGVRSVPYAWVEQTRPGGIIVLPWSPGIGWGHQLVLHVQPDGTALGRVGDSADYMLLRAQRRDLYFGGEHEETTTRIDPRTLAWAPRGADLAMAALLPGVRAFERELQDDVIDWWLSDPGSRSWAVARYVPGETEYPVRQHGPRRLWEEAEDAYFRWQSWGRPGCDRYGITVTADGLHLWMDGPAHRIA encoded by the coding sequence ATGACCGCCCCTGATCCACGGGCGGCGATCGACGCCCTCGCGGACGCGGCCGACGCCACCCCGGCATGGCGCGACGCGATGCACCGGGCGCCCCGCCACGCCTTCGTCCCGGATCGGATCCTGGCCGGGCCTGCGTCCGGCCCGGACCGGCTGATCGACAAGGCCGCCGATCCCGATGGCTGGTGGCAGGCCGTCTACTCCGACCAGCCGATCGTCACGCAGGTCGACGACGGGACCACCGACCTGCCGGAGGGGCGTGACTACACGTCCTCGTGCTCGCAGCCGTCGCTGGTGGTGTCCTTCCTGCGGCTGCTGGAGGTCCACGACCATCACCGGGTGCTGGAGATCGGCACCGGCACCGGTTGGACCGCCGGTCTGCTGTCGGCCGCCATCGGCGACCACAACGTCACCAGCATCGAGGTCGACCCGGTCCTGGCGGAGCGGGCGACGGTGAATCTCGAAGGCGCCGGCCTGCACCCGAACCTGATCGTCGGGGACGGCGCGGCCGGTCACCCGGACACCGTCCCCTTCGACCGGGTCCACGTCACCTGCGGAGTGCGGAGCGTGCCGTATGCGTGGGTCGAGCAGACCCGGCCCGGCGGGATCATCGTGCTGCCCTGGTCACCGGGCATCGGCTGGGGGCACCAGCTCGTACTGCACGTACAGCCGGACGGCACCGCCCTCGGCCGCGTCGGCGACTCGGCCGACTACATGCTCCTCCGGGCTCAACGGCGCGACCTGTACTTCGGCGGGGAGCACGAGGAGACCACCACCCGGATCGACCCGCGCACGCTGGCGTGGGCGCCCCGGGGCGCCGACCTCGCCATGGCGGCGCTGTTGCCGGGCGTCCGCGCGTTCGAGCGGGAACTCCAGGACGACGTCATCGACTGGTGGCTGAGCGACCCCGGATCGCGGTCATGGGCGGTGGCCCGGTACGTACCCGGTGAGACCGAGTACCCGGTGCGGCAGCACGGCCCCCGCCGCCTGTGGGAGGAAGCCGAGGACGCCTACTTCCGCTGGCAGTCGTGGGGGCGACCGGGCTGTGATCGGTACGGCATCACCGTGACCGCCGACGGTCTCCATCTGTGGATGGACGGTCCGGCGCACCGCATCGCCTGA
- a CDS encoding crotonase/enoyl-CoA hydratase family protein gives MGGVRVERDGPVTTVILARPEVRNAVDGPTAAALAEAFRAFDADPDAAVAVLWGEGGTFCAGADLKALGTERGNRADPPPADAPMGCTRMRLGKPVIAAVAGHAVAGGLELALWADLRVAEPDAVFGVFCRRWGVPLVDGGTVRLPRLIGASRAMDMILTGRPVDAREAYDIGLVNRLVGPGEARAAAEALAADLARFPQTCLRGDRMSLLEQEGMTEAGALANEYRHGMRAMGEAIEGAARFAAGAGRHGDFTDI, from the coding sequence GTGGGCGGCGTCCGCGTCGAACGCGACGGCCCCGTCACCACCGTGATCCTGGCCCGGCCCGAGGTGCGGAACGCCGTCGACGGGCCGACCGCCGCCGCGCTGGCCGAGGCGTTCCGGGCGTTCGACGCCGACCCGGACGCGGCGGTCGCCGTGCTGTGGGGCGAGGGCGGGACGTTCTGCGCGGGCGCGGACCTCAAGGCCCTCGGCACCGAACGCGGCAACCGGGCCGACCCGCCCCCCGCCGACGCCCCGATGGGCTGCACCCGGATGCGGCTGGGCAAGCCGGTGATCGCGGCGGTCGCCGGGCACGCGGTCGCCGGCGGGCTGGAACTGGCGCTGTGGGCGGACCTGCGGGTGGCCGAGCCGGACGCGGTGTTCGGGGTGTTCTGCCGCCGCTGGGGCGTGCCGCTGGTGGACGGCGGAACGGTGCGGCTGCCTCGGCTGATCGGCGCGAGCCGGGCGATGGACATGATCCTGACCGGCCGCCCCGTGGACGCGCGGGAGGCGTACGACATCGGGCTGGTCAACCGGCTGGTCGGTCCCGGCGAGGCACGGGCCGCCGCCGAGGCGCTGGCCGCCGACCTGGCCCGCTTCCCGCAGACCTGCCTGCGCGGCGACCGCATGTCGCTGCTGGAGCAGGAGGGCATGACCGAGGCCGGGGCGCTGGCGAACGAGTACCGGCACGGCATGCGGGCGATGGGCGAGGCGATCGAGGGCGCCGCCCGGTTCGCCGCCGGCGCGGGCCGCCACGGCGACTTCACCGACATCTGA
- a CDS encoding acyl-CoA thioesterase — translation MSADFGYWETVPTRWKDNDVYGHVNNAVHYSVMDTVINNWLIREAGLDVHRGRSIGLCVESQCVYKGSISYPEAFRVGLRIGHLGRSSVRYEVGLFREDGATPLAEGRFVHVFVDRDTRRPVPIDEPMRSAMRKLMAG, via the coding sequence GTGAGCGCCGACTTCGGTTACTGGGAGACCGTCCCCACCCGCTGGAAGGACAACGACGTCTACGGCCACGTCAACAACGCCGTGCACTACTCGGTGATGGACACGGTCATCAACAACTGGCTGATCCGGGAGGCGGGGCTGGACGTCCACCGGGGCCGGTCGATCGGGCTGTGCGTGGAGTCGCAGTGCGTCTACAAGGGCTCGATCTCCTATCCCGAGGCGTTCCGGGTCGGGCTGCGGATCGGTCATCTGGGGCGTTCCAGCGTCCGGTACGAGGTGGGGCTGTTCCGCGAGGACGGTGCGACGCCGCTCGCCGAGGGGCGGTTCGTGCACGTGTTCGTCGACCGCGACACGCGCCGGCCCGTCCCGATCGACGAGCCGATGCGCTCGGCGATGCGGAAACTGATGGCCGGGTGA
- the cutA gene encoding divalent-cation tolerance protein CutA, translated as MVSGRLAASGQIFGPVIGAWWHAGEYGEGEEWVVLMKTSAARYPELERHLLEAHPWDNPEITTYPIGGPTPYLEWITKSTTP; from the coding sequence GTGGTTTCCGGCCGCCTGGCGGCCAGCGGCCAGATCTTCGGACCGGTCATCGGTGCCTGGTGGCACGCCGGCGAGTACGGCGAGGGCGAGGAGTGGGTGGTGCTGATGAAGACCAGCGCCGCCCGGTATCCCGAGCTGGAGCGGCACCTGTTGGAGGCGCACCCCTGGGACAACCCGGAGATCACCACCTACCCGATCGGCGGGCCCACCCCGTACCTGGAGTGGATCACGAAGTCGACGACACCGTGA
- a CDS encoding PaaI family thioesterase, with translation MTAPNSPGPARRTDPRSPLTTPPPDAVEPRVDPSAELDLSEIGNVLGNACFGCGPEVPHGLRIRRTGHEGSTSYGEFTVIPEHQGAPGLAHGGILASAMDEILGTSAWLLGGRYVTGRLETDFVRPVPVGSRVHLTARCTGVHGRKVYMEGEGRIGGPDGPVAVRAAAVFIEVPLEHFTEER, from the coding sequence ATGACCGCCCCCAACAGTCCCGGCCCGGCACGGCGCACCGACCCCCGTTCGCCGCTGACCACCCCGCCGCCCGACGCGGTCGAGCCGCGGGTGGACCCCAGCGCCGAACTCGACCTCTCCGAGATCGGGAACGTCCTGGGCAACGCCTGCTTCGGCTGCGGGCCGGAGGTGCCGCACGGGCTGCGGATCCGGCGGACCGGGCACGAGGGCTCGACCTCGTACGGGGAGTTCACGGTGATCCCCGAGCATCAGGGGGCGCCGGGACTGGCGCACGGCGGGATCCTCGCCTCGGCGATGGACGAGATCCTGGGGACCTCGGCGTGGCTGCTGGGCGGCCGGTACGTGACGGGACGGCTGGAGACCGACTTCGTGCGGCCGGTGCCGGTCGGCTCGCGGGTCCACCTGACGGCCCGGTGCACGGGGGTGCACGGCCGCAAGGTCTACATGGAGGGCGAGGGCCGCATCGGCGGTCCGGACGGGCCGGTCGCGGTGCGGGCCGCCGCGGTGTTCATCGAGGTGCCGCTGGAGCACTTCACCGAGGAGCGCTGA
- a CDS encoding FtsX-like permease family protein, whose amino-acid sequence MFSLAMRSLRHRAPAFAASFLAMLLGATMIMAFASMLDTAGGAGVSSADEETLVTMASVVGGWGLILVLFAVASTLTLAVRQRAAEIALLKSVGATPAQVRRMILGETAVLALAAYALAIVPGLLGGRALLTLLQDTDQVTATVQHAFGPVALAMGFWVTFAASMGAALLTARRAVRMRVTESLLDAAAGPRRTSRKRIVGGIGFLLLATDLAVITATVMRGEGTEAMQTAGQTSIWASIGFALLGPVLVRRVAGLPAAPLARFGGGSGHLAVQNIRRRAHQLAGALAPIILFTGIGTGTLYMQQIDSAAIAAEGAVPNDMQKNIETLNLVVIGMIVLFAAIMLINTLVATTVHRRGEFGRQRLAGATPGQVYGMIALESAVLTVTGVLFGLVASLFTILPFNYARTGTAVPDVGPGTFLGIVAVAAALAMVTSLAATGRTLRTPAVQAVAV is encoded by the coding sequence ATGTTCTCCCTGGCGATGCGTTCGCTGCGGCACCGCGCCCCGGCGTTCGCGGCGAGCTTCCTGGCGATGCTGCTGGGCGCGACGATGATCATGGCGTTCGCGTCGATGCTGGACACCGCGGGCGGCGCGGGGGTCTCGTCCGCCGACGAGGAGACCCTGGTCACCATGGCGTCCGTGGTGGGCGGCTGGGGCCTGATCCTGGTGCTGTTCGCGGTCGCCTCGACCCTCACCCTGGCGGTGCGGCAGCGGGCCGCCGAGATCGCCCTGCTGAAGAGCGTCGGGGCGACCCCGGCGCAGGTGCGGCGGATGATCCTGGGCGAGACGGCGGTGCTGGCGCTGGCCGCCTACGCGCTGGCGATCGTTCCGGGACTGCTGGGCGGCCGGGCGCTGCTGACCCTGCTGCAGGACACCGACCAGGTGACGGCCACGGTCCAGCACGCGTTCGGGCCGGTGGCACTGGCCATGGGGTTCTGGGTGACGTTCGCGGCCTCGATGGGCGCGGCCCTGCTGACCGCCCGCCGCGCCGTCCGGATGCGGGTCACCGAGTCGCTGCTGGACGCGGCGGCCGGGCCGCGGCGCACCAGCAGGAAGCGGATCGTCGGGGGCATCGGCTTCCTGCTGCTGGCGACCGACCTGGCGGTCATCACCGCGACCGTGATGCGCGGCGAGGGCACCGAGGCCATGCAGACCGCCGGGCAGACCTCCATCTGGGCGTCGATCGGGTTCGCGCTGCTCGGCCCGGTGCTGGTGCGGCGGGTGGCCGGGCTGCCGGCGGCCCCGCTGGCCCGGTTCGGCGGCGGCAGCGGCCACCTGGCGGTGCAGAACATCCGGCGGCGCGCCCACCAGCTCGCCGGGGCGCTGGCGCCGATCATCCTGTTCACCGGGATCGGCACCGGCACCCTGTACATGCAGCAGATCGACAGCGCCGCGATCGCCGCCGAGGGCGCCGTCCCCAACGACATGCAGAAGAACATCGAGACCCTCAACCTGGTGGTGATCGGGATGATCGTGCTGTTCGCCGCGATCATGCTGATCAACACGCTGGTGGCGACCACCGTGCACCGGCGCGGCGAGTTCGGCCGGCAGCGGCTTGCGGGGGCCACCCCCGGCCAGGTGTACGGGATGATCGCGCTGGAGTCGGCGGTGCTGACCGTGACGGGCGTGCTGTTCGGGCTGGTGGCCTCGCTGTTCACGATCCTGCCGTTCAACTACGCCCGCACCGGCACGGCGGTGCCGGACGTCGGGCCGGGCACGTTCCTGGGGATCGTCGCGGTGGCCGCGGCGCTGGCCATGGTCACCAGCCTGGCCGCCACCGGGCGCACGCTGCGCACCCCGGCCGTGCAGGCGGTGGCGGTCTGA